The Plasmodium berghei ANKA genome assembly, chromosome: 12 region GAACTTAGAAATCAAATTTTGTTCGAAAAGATCCAACAAAAtgattttatgaaaaatttatattctagtgtaaaaataaaaaataaataaaatattatataataaactaaataaataatactaaaaaaattatatatttaattatacttaatatattatagatTAAGAGTGACTGTTATTTATTCCAATTGTGAAaattttgcatttttttcacgatatataaatatgttcatttttttatttgctcAATTTGTTGTTCCTAATTTAGGTTGATtctcaaataaaaaactatgaagaaaatattataaaaatatttcatgaTATACTActtgaatataatattaatattgacATTTCTACATTGtctgaaaatataaataaagcCATGGATGTGCGTTACAAAAATGGAAACGCAAACAATTACATTATCACCGAggtaaaaattatttattcattagGTTTTCTGATATGCTTTTTGAAATgaaaattgttattttgttttacacttcaataaataaattagcacgatttttttttttttttcccagGAACATGACCAGacaaatggaaaatattcCTTCGCCCCgtcataataataacttaAAAGGGAAAATAACACATTATGTTATTGTTTGTTTtgttaattaaaaaaaatgaaattggTTATAGCTTTTTTCGAATTTTTCACATATGGaacattataaaaaagactaaacatgataatatatatatatatgtgtgtaattttattttgttaatttgaATATCAGTTATAAATAGGAATTTTCACAAGCCATTGTCATCTCATATATTGTCTATATTGTcattgaaatatttattatattaatttatttttattttatgataattatttgCCTTATTacgtatatatttttttattgtctATTACCCATGGctatttgataatattgTCAAATGCAATAAGACTAGAATATGTGTAATAGTTCTATTGtttgatataatattgttttcaaatttaataaactttttgttttaagTTTTTCTTCGTGAATATATTGGCAAAAAATTtgcaaaaattaaaaaaaataaagaatataagattaaaataaatatggcTAAAACAAGAGGATATAATAAAGActgaaataaaatgttaaataTTCCTAAAGtaatattacaaaataaaaatattgttaaaGTATTagaattaattttatctaaaatatttatatttatttgttctGTTATTATTTGCTCTATGATATAACTCAAACTAGCCATAAACATACTAATAGatgatattataaatatgtagtTAGCATTACATAAAACTCGAAcactatatttttcatactTGTTTAGCGTCcaatgtaatatataaaaaataaaagcaaaaaaaaatagttttatatttaagtATATACTATAATACTTGTCTTTTGAAAATCTTAAATCGTtgcaaattttattattaaagaCCGATTTTTCATGcaaattttctttattttttttttcaatttcacaattttttacaatattttgcatcgcttttttttcttgttCTTCACTATAATCaacaataaatatgttcCAAAACGAATAAGAAAATGTATACAAATTAATTGATCCTATAAGATTAAATATTCCTTCTTTATTTGCTTCGAAAAATGTGTTTCTCTCctcttttaataatatataactatgtatatcaaatatgtgtataaaTAACTCATATATAGCAATTGAAATACagctaaaaataaaaattcgtttttttttgttttttaatatattaaatattatatttgttataattagtaaaaaaaataaggttaagaaaaaattccAGTGTATTCCATATTCTGTTATGCTATagttataattaaaaaatgttatagcGAAAAATCGACCAATCCCCAAAATAAAcaaagtaaaatattttatgataaatttaagaatatcattatttttttgtatgtaTTTAACTGCCCTTTcatttgttatattatcTTCATCATATTGTTTACTCCCACTATTTATATCtacttttttatctttttttttgtagcTATATGCGCTGGTCGTTATACATGCGCCTATTCCTAAATCCATCAAAGTGTTTCCATAGTAAGctgattttttaaaatgttttggaaaaaaaaaaaaatcaacaGCAAATATACACAAACATGTAATACACATGTTTATAACTCGTGTATGTATTAAACAGTTGTATGTATTATCTGATTTTCGCTTATTTTCCATAAAATCAACTTTTGAAGGGTGTACTTTATCATCTGCTTTtaacttatttttatttttccatttgtgtgtaaatgcataaaataggaaataaaaaaatatatacagtGATATCACATTAGTTAtggtaaaataaaaaaataaaaataagtatataattgaaggtattaatattatgaacAATGTCATGATAATTTCCCATTTTCTTAATATAgggaaaattataaataaacttttttctatatatatacataatgaaaaaaataataataataaatatatataataagtaTTTAATACAATATCATTACTATGATTtaccatattttttattttgttatattcaattgtatttaatttatatacacaactatcattttttaataaatttaaatagttACTAACTTTATTTGATTCATTAATTCGTATTTTCTCAATTTCTTTAGTTTTTACaatttcatataaaaaatatatttctttttcattaatatttatacccttaaatttatatctatcatcattattatttttagaaatGTCTACTATATTTAACTCTccttttccttttttttcaaaatatgatttatatttttgagataattgaaaaaatatttgagaAACTTCATGTAAATGCTTGTCATTATACAATGCTTCTATTtcattattcatatttttattataatatgtaaataaatagtTATTGTTGtttgcatttttatttatttcatgcATGTAAAACACTGGATCTAATATATGTGTTACATTCAAAGGGCAACTAAAAAGATAactaattaaattaatttttttcattgtcTCTCTTATTTTGCTTAATCATCTCGCTGTATTTTGTCCTTTAGACCACGACGATACAGAACTATaggttttatattttgctATTCAAAACGATTTTGTTTTTACAAGCATGCTCTATTATCACATTTAAAATGGTAATGAGTTTCACAGAATGTGTATAtcttcaaaaataaaaaatgaaaaatgaaaaataaaaaatgaaaaatgaaaaataaaaaatgaaaaataaaaaatgtacgAACAACGAGATATGGAACTTAAAACTAAATGAAAGCTCCAAAAACggtgtaaaaataaaataaatagtaaCCAAACAAATACTTGTGTGCAAACTagttaaaaaacaaattttatgaaaaaaaatgattttattaaaaacaaaatggaACTTTTATTCATCTTGGGTACACTAAGTAAATgtgaatatttttgtaattatatttcggaaatgataataaacaaataaagcaagcgaaataaagaaataaaataaaaaaaataaaaaattttcgTATAATTTTCGTATAATTTTCATACAATTTTCGCTATTTCCCCATccctatattttataaacttTATATATAGGTGCATTCATTCTTATATGCTCATTTTGACTATtcgtatattttttttttatttatttgaaaaagcAACGGCCAAGAAAAACGAAGGTGGCATTGAATTCAACGGGAAAAGATATAAGGGGATATAATCGAATcgctataaaaaataaaatagcaaaaaaaaatgtagcAAAGTATTATAGTATACACACGAGTGCATCTCAAAATCCATAAgtcataaataaaaaaatgtagtATTTTACAATGTAACAGTTTACTGatgtaattataaaatgaaatatcgtttttttaataccTTATACACTTTTCGCACTTTTACTGTTTTTGCATCTTGCTTATAAACTATAAGTGTGAACTAAAAAAGAAAGGGAAAAAATGTGACAAggtaattatatattattattataaaatatatgcaaataCGCAGTAATTAGACGATTTTAACTCCTTGATTTTCTTATTTGTACTTACCTCTTCTTTGTTTACATTTGCTTGAATAGTATAGTTGCACAAATATTtctggaaaaaaaaatgcaaaaatattttaacatCCACATGCACATAcagttttaaaaaaataaaaaattttaatttaatctACCAAATGCGCCTTGTTTATTTTGTGATGATGTTTGTCAGTTCccgtaaaaaataaagtctaaaaaaaaaaagttggGATATAATTTCAAAATTGAGAATAAGAGgattgtaatttttttgttttcaatTTGATCATTcgcatttattaaaattgtgattctagtttttattttacattttcaaaagaaaaggatttgaaaaatatcgAGGCTCGGTCTTTTTGTATATCCATAATTATTCCTACAAAAAAAGGAATTatagttttattataaatattattcaagttttatatacacatgCAATATACCtataattattactatGAGATAATATTTGTACCTCGATTATATCCAGGGGTTTCGTGTTTTTGTAAGTACAAACAAAGAAATGCCTAGAcaaaaagatgaaaaaaaatggaaaacgCGAACAATATATCTAAAACGCTTTTCAAAAACTCATACAATTTctatgaaatattattataaaccATCAAACAGATATACACATGCATTGAATAatgaattaattaaattttttttacaatttcgCAATCCATTTGTGCTTTCTTTGACCTTGCCTTACATTTGTTACAATTTTCACAAATGTTTTCAATTATACCctaagaaataataaaaaaaaaattataataaaataagtgACCCAATATAAACAAGGGAGAATAAGCAATTCAACAAATggtacaaaaataaaaaaattcataaaaattcatattattatgcaAACTCACCACATTAGGTGTTTCGACAATACTCAGAATTTCCTGACTTgtacataatttttcttttaattgattttcatcattaataattcttttaataatacGATGGACAAGAATATCTGGATATCTTCTAATAGGAGATGTAAAATGagtatataaaagaaaagacAAAGCATAATGGTATGTACTCATATCAttatcttttatatatttatatgtatgaTATTCGGCTCGaaccattttttttttaacaaatgcACAAACAGTTTCAAAAATActtgttttttctttattttttttaaaattattttttttttcatctaaaaattgtaatatatGTGCTAAACTATTaactttaaaatatattccatgtttttttaataattcaatTATATCAGAAACATTAAGAGAATCACTTGAATTATGGGACCGAAAAATAGATACATCTCGATACTTACTAAAATATTGACGTATTGCTACTAATTTATTAGCACTTAACATTAATTCTTCAATCATATAATTTGcaaatgtattttttttttttactattcCTAATGGACTACAAGAATTtgataatacaaaatttattttatcattattaaataacaatgatccattttttcttctaatACTTCGTGCACCTTTAgttattttatacatatcatataacatttttgtaatattaattatctCTTTTTGTGataatttatgttttttattgtttagatttttgaatatttttataattccTTCTATTCCTTTTCTTACTTGTTCATTTTCTAAaactttttcatttattctATTTCGGTCTGATTTTCTCATGACGATACccccattttttttcttgaCATTTGTTTCTTCTTCAAAGTTAAAACTCGAGCTATACATTTCCTTTCCTTTATTTTCGATGATAATATCGCTTTCAAAAGGTGTTTCTAAATccttttgtttattattattattattattattattattattattattattattattattagtagTAGTAGTAGTAGTAGTAGTAGTAGTAGTAGTAGTAGTATTATGATTCTTGTCAATTATCATATTTGTAATTGAGGAAGGAGAAAAGGGTAAATCTTTTTCGCTATCTGAATCTACATCTACAACACTTtgattcttttttttggaataaaaatggagATTTAAAAACCTTTTATAAAGGctattactttttttctcattattattggtatctttttttttcgttgtttgtttttcattattatcacaGTTTGTAGATGTTTTAtccaaataatttttttttttttcattaaaatcgaacaaattaatatcatcattactactactatttttaataaattccTCATTATGCTCATTTTTTACAAGtctattatcattttccattttagaaaaattacTTACAATACTACCAACTTTTCTAACTTCTACGGGATCTTGAGAAATTTTATCAGATTGTTCACGATTTGTATTTCtcgaaaaaaatgcatCTTTTTCGtcttttttcaatttatttattattttttttaattgcaCATAACCACTAACAATTGAATGAACTTCTTCATAAGTAAATTTTACTTTGCTTTCTATTACAGTTtctttaataaaaaaagtgttGTGGTCGATTTTTCCAGAATTAtccatataaaaaaatactgaTAAACATAAACGATTGTTTATAGGATCTAAACTACATAAATTTTCACTCAATATTCTTGATAACATTGGAAAGCATGTATGTGTTAAATATATCGTCATGGCTCTGTTACGAGCATCTATATCAAGGGATGTGCTTTCTTTAACAAAGAATGATACATCAGTTATATGCACACCTActtcatataaattatattttctccATTTTTCAGAATTCATacttttaattatatcatctattgttatatattttttacattttgcACAATAATTGTCAGtatctttatataattctgATCCAATATCTTTATTTCGATTTTGTTTGAAAATGTAggcatatttattttttccttttccttttttactatcattattattccCATCGTTATTTGAGATATTAGATAAACATTCAATGTTTTTACTATGCATAGATGTGttataaaatttcaaaCCTTTCCCAACTGTATTTACTTTTCctatttcaaaattttcttcattcATTCCGATATCATTAATACTACTTTGGCTAGTATCATCATTCCATCGACTTGTTGcattggaaaaaaattcattatttgaGATTTTCTTAACACCAATAATTTGAGTGCTAATTTTATTCGTATTCCAATCTTTATTTACagtattatttaaataagaaaaatcaTTATTTCCATCTTTaacaaacaaattaaaatcattttttttatcaaaaaattcaCCATTTTCACTTTCGTTACTATTATTTCCCTGATTAGACGAAATGTCCAAAAAtgatttttcaaatttttctttgtaaatatttttttctttattattatatttcttcaatttttgaatattaaaattgtcatccatattatttaaatttttatttttttcttcttgtATAGTAATagatttgttttttttagtaaacTGACTGTACTCATCGAgattttcttcattattacTGTTGCTTCTAGAATTGTTATTAAGGTTTTTTATGTTTCTAACTTGTTTGAAATCATTATTCATCATtgttttatcaaatttgttggtattaaaattaacaaatttcTTATTTGTTTTACAATTATCATATATGATTGTTTCTATATCAGTATTGGATGCTATACCCGTATTATTttggattttttttttttctgttttctttagtttttttttcttatgaGAATCTTCtccattttttctttttaacattttttcattttttatactagCATAATAATCTTCATCATTAGTAAAGCCTTTTCTCTCTATgaccatttttttatatttttcaatttgtTGTTTTCTTGTTAAATTTTTCTCTATTCCTTCTATTTGCCTGGTTACTTTATCATCTACATAGTTGTCTATTTCGAATACCTTTTGATTCTCATTAgcatttgttattttttctttcataaaattttcatgtttaatattttcaatttctttaatatattcattttgttttaatttcgaaaaaaattCTTTATCGTTGTTTACAAAAAGGGATAAATTTTGTTCTAAAAGTGTTTCATCAATTTCTCCATTATGGCACATTAAATTAtgcataattttaatataataatttgaattcataataatttttttgttaattttacaaatattaataGCATCATCTAAATCTTTAGCTGTTTCTGGATCAATGGTAAATACACATTCTTGTCTTAGATccattcttttttttaattcgtctgttattatatttatataattatctttattttttaaatctttTAAATACTGATCCTCTAATGcatcttttaaattaaaatttaaactatgatttaataatattgcaTTTTGCATATTATGGAAAATATCATTTTGCCCTAAAAtttcaataatttttccTTCTGGAAATTTTTCAGTAGGACTCCAttgaaaaatttttatatatatcaattgATTACTTATATcatcaatattatattttttcataaattcCTTAATATGGTTATTTCGAACTTGAATTAATggaatgttttttttaaatggaATAGCcacattatattttctatctTTTACTTTATCTCGaaatatgcatacatatTGTATAGTTGATCCATAGTGTTCTTCAATATATACAACTTTTCCAGTAATTTTATTAGATTTAActatatctttattatcatttatattttttaattttacaaCAACAGCATCTCCATCAATTGCTCTGTTCAAATCTTCTTTTGATTCTATGtgaattttttcttcttcgTGAATGATATACCCGTATTCTAATTTTCGAATGTTTATTATGCCCTGCAcgatgttaaaaaaaaggaaatagtataaatgtaatgaaaaattacaaaaaaaatatcaagtttaacaaaattgtaaaatttGTGTGATTGACACCttagaataaaatatatggctcacaaaaaaaaaataaacttaaAAACACATACCCGAATATATTTCTTGCTGATGATACCCTTGATAGCTTTTTCTTGAGTTATATACTCatcatatatacacattttcCTATTCAacaatttctttttctcTTCATTTGATCCAATGTCAATAAAATTGTAGTCACTATTTTTTAGTTTGTCTttagaattttttttttttttttttttcttttttaataatgcATCGCTTTGAGTATTAtctactttttttttaatggtttcttctttttctttatcggttccttttttttctttagcggtttcttcttttttcttttcctttttcttttcttttttcatttgttcCCTTTTAagtctttttttttcttcacgtgattcttttttcttcttttttatatcatcttttcttttccttttccgttcctttttcttttttttccctttttctttcttctttttatattttttttcgataaTAAcatcttttcttttttcattttcattctCATTTATTACTTCAACTTTGGTAATATTTTGATCCATGTGTATACTTTTAACTACATTTGAAAATTGCTCGTTCATATCATAAATCgcatcatatatattataattgtaAACTACGCTATCACCACTTTCTGTTGAGCTTCCACTTATTTTGTCATTTTCgtcatttaaaatatattcattattattataaacatGTTTTTCCTTTGTTTCTTTGgattcttttttattttttgttttatttttactttttttttcttttcccttttccttttctatctctatattttttttcaaactTAAATCTTCATCCTGATTAACTTTATCATATTTCATTTCGCTAATCTTAACACTCGCCGCAGTAGTATTATCACTACTTACTTTGTtagtaaataatattggTTCTAATTTTTTGCTATCATTAAACATTTCTAATGTTTGACTTATTTCTAagtttgttttttcttttgctaaatttattatttcatttgtaAGTTGGCTACATAAATCGGCtttgttataattttcataataattgtataaatttccttttttatctttttttatactttcATCAGAGTTGGGTTTGTTACAATTATCAGaattcgttttttttccttttacatttttattgcaATGGTTCATATATtcttgaaaataatttttttttttttttttatcattttcatttttaaataataagtcGTTATCTTCACTTTTGCTCAATTCGATATCTTCTCTTTTAATACTGTCATCTAAACTATGCATAGTTTCtgttttcatataaaaatttaagcTATCTAAAAT contains the following coding sequences:
- a CDS encoding GPI-anchored wall transfer protein 1, putative, with protein sequence MKKINLISYLFSCPLNVTHILDPVFYMHEINKNANNNNYLFTYYNKNMNNEIEALYNDKHLHEVSQIFFQLSQKYKSYFEKKGKGELNIVDISKNNNDDRYKFKGININEKEIYFLYEIVKTKEIEKIRINESNKVSNYLNLLKNDSCVYKLNTIEYNKIKNMVNHSNDIVLNTYYIYLLLLFFSLCIYIEKSLFIIFPILRKWEIIMTLFIILIPSIIYLFLFFYFTITNVISLYIFFYFLFYAFTHKWKNKNKLKADDKVHPSKVDFMENKRKSDNTYNCLIHTRVINMCITCLCIFAVDFFFFPKHFKKSAYYGNTLMDLGIGACITTSAYSYKKKDKKVDINSGSKQYDEDNITNERAVKYIQKNNDILKFIIKYFTLFILGIGRFFAITFFNYNYSITEYGIHWNFFLTLFFLLIITNIIFNILKNKKKRIFIFSCISIAIYELFIHIFDIHSYILLKEERNTFFEANKEGIFNLIGSINLYTFSYSFWNIFIVDYSEEQEKKAMQNIVKNCEIEKKNKENLHEKSVFNNKICNDLRFSKDKYYSIYLNIKLFFFAFIFYILHWTLNKYEKYSVRVLCNANYIFIISSISMFMASLSYIIEQIITEQININILDKINSNTLTIFLFCNITLGIFNILFQSLLYPLVLAIFILILYSLFFLIFANFLPIYSRRKT
- a CDS encoding ribonuclease, putative — its product is MKSKKKGMLHKKLKNQKGVKEFSYGSFKYKIAKIYAKEKQILKKIQDEKLSPEGFLEEKGNTLKKDKQLCSVINNDISNDFKNAKELILQNGGKGLGNHDNDESEQTMDEKLHQPDLKKSTKVKRKNSPLDEEIHNDSKLLHNEYEIKKKKKKKKKKAKLLPFVKDETKSSDESAESYETYEENEKGEIIKHGNDKKHKENEETEVLVKILNIIITKNKIKNIIRKYFENGFVNFVSSSMIRYIIRKAKKKINILTVESFLVKNVDINNLESTIITNKKVESFRDYVFSRQKIKTIENALVQICKILPEDFNKENFHKEFEITQFEYLRCIEVLCTYLLKKNDENTNAYKKYKTMDVFVKQILYKYMNQSSDDENVMKKEDNKGKKNKKKIKKDKGDENKDTISFINNTKENTKEDETYEFKENKNENEDTILYNLKTLNTKKEKTNICSNIRNSPLDEKAEIKNNYSSLEILKIIDNKFKKRDLEISSLKKSIESIGSNIKLLLQFNENSNVNINMLKSVSLDKNNIHKNLEGISNEMYKTEDSHVWSQNSIEGISTYQNNTQLEEKTKSLKINKNHTSKNIKDGNNSNIMMNDKKEMNEYNNFSQTNILIGNENKDTNRKIEKLLIPNFTEEISNVKGKSELEKFKENAYKFIKLINSNTDFEKNMNENDKGKLNIILNTINIEFEKLFIMMTDKKFSVKQNDKSIYTLNNDNRKLKDQGVDNNVSGINISVSQPDLVEFNELKDIIKKKKKKKSKKGNKEIKDVEILNNDSNKKSITPNELLCLQDGQINFQKKKKNDDSKKLLETNNLIEHDTKIELYKNQMGNKKGGGILDSLNFYMKTETMHSLDDSIKREDIELSKSEDNDLLFKNENDKKKKKNYFQEYMNHCNKNVKGKKTNSDNCNKPNSDESIKKDKKGNLYNYYENYNKADLCSQLTNEIINLAKEKTNLEISQTLEMFNDSKKLEPILFTNKVSSDNTTAASVKISEMKYDKVNQDEDLSLKKNIEIEKEKGKEKKSKNKTKNKKESKETKEKHVYNNNEYILNDENDKISGSSTESGDSVVYNYNIYDAIYDMNEQFSNVVKSIHMDQNITKVEVINENENEKRKDVIIEKKYKKKKEKGKKKKKERKRKRKDDIKKKKKESREEKKRLKREQMKKEKKKEKKKEETAKEKKGTDKEKEETIKKKVDNTQSDALLKKKKKKKKNSKDKLKNSDYNFIDIGSNEEKKKLLNRKMCIYDEYITQEKAIKGIISKKYIRGIINIRKLEYGYIIHEEEKIHIESKEDLNRAIDGDAVVVKLKNINDNKDIVKSNKITGKVVYIEEHYGSTIQYVCIFRDKVKDRKYNVAIPFKKNIPLIQVRNNHIKEFMKKYNIDDISNQLIYIKIFQWSPTEKFPEGKIIEILGQNDIFHNMQNAILLNHSLNFNLKDALEDQYLKDLKNKDNYINIITDELKKRMDLRQECVFTIDPETAKDLDDAINICKINKKIIMNSNYYIKIMHNLMCHNGEIDETLLEQNLSLFVNNDKEFFSKLKQNEYIKEIENIKHENFMKEKITNANENQKVFEIDNYVDDKVTRQIEGIEKNLTRKQQIEKYKKMVIERKGFTNDEDYYASIKNEKMLKRKNGEDSHKKKKLKKTEKKKIQNNTGIASNTDIETIIYDNCKTNKKFVNFNTNKFDKTMMNNDFKQVRNIKNLNNNSRSNSNNEENLDEYSQFTKKNKSITIQEEKNKNLNNMDDNFNIQKLKKYNNKEKNIYKEKFEKSFLDISSNQGNNSNESENGEFFDKKNDFNLFVKDGNNDFSYLNNTVNKDWNTNKISTQIIGVKKISNNEFFSNATSRWNDDTSQSSINDIGMNEENFEIGKVNTVGKGLKFYNTSMHSKNIECLSNISNNDGNNNDSKKGKGKNKYAYIFKQNRNKDIGSELYKDTDNYCAKCKKYITIDDIIKSMNSEKWRKYNLYEVGVHITDVSFFVKESTSLDIDARNRAMTIYLTHTCFPMLSRILSENLCSLDPINNRLCLSVFFYMDNSGKIDHNTFFIKETVIESKVKFTYEEVHSIVSGYVQLKKIINKLKKDEKDAFFSRNTNREQSDKISQDPVEVRKVGSIVSNFSKMENDNRLVKNEHNEEFIKNSSSNDDINLFDFNEKKKNYLDKTSTNCDNNEKQTTKKKDTNNNEKKSNSLYKRFLNLHFYSKKKNQSVVDVDSDSEKDLPFSPSSITNMIIDKNHNTTTTTTTTTTTTTTNNNNNNNNNNNNNNNNKQKDLETPFESDIIIENKGKEMYSSSFNFEEETNVKKKNGGIVMRKSDRNRINEKVLENEQVRKGIEGIIKIFKNLNNKKHKLSQKEIINITKMLYDMYKITKGARSIRRKNGSLLFNNDKINFVLSNSCSPLGIVKKKNTFANYMIEELMLSANKLVAIRQYFSKYRDVSIFRSHNSSDSLNVSDIIELLKKHGIYFKVNSLAHILQFLDEKKNNFKKNKEKTSIFETVCAFVKKKMVRAEYHTYKYIKDNDMSTYHYALSFLLYTHFTSPIRRYPDILVHRIIKRIINDENQLKEKLCTSQEILSIVETPNVGIIENICENCNKCKARSKKAQMDCEIAFLCLYLQKHETPGYNRGIIMDIQKDRASIFFKSFSFENTLFFTGTDKHHHKINKAHLKYLCNYTIQANVNKEEFTLIVYKQDAKTVKVRKVYKRFDYIPLYLFPLNSMPPSFFLAVAFSNK